In the Vibrio gigantis genome, one interval contains:
- a CDS encoding YybH family protein — protein sequence MSNNQVLEACKQGINAWQKAFNSQDAKGCADQYTENCVMEARPFGTFEGREAIQAFWQGIMDQGFKDVDYTDVKWEEHPEGGYILTASWTMNKAFGVVHREHWELQADGYARLVSDDFEVQGER from the coding sequence ATGTCAAACAATCAAGTATTAGAAGCGTGTAAGCAAGGCATTAACGCATGGCAAAAAGCATTCAACAGCCAAGATGCGAAAGGTTGTGCAGATCAATATACAGAGAACTGCGTAATGGAAGCTCGTCCATTTGGTACTTTTGAAGGTCGTGAAGCGATTCAAGCATTCTGGCAAGGTATCATGGACCAAGGTTTCAAAGACGTTGATTACACTGACGTAAAATGGGAAGAACACCCAGAAGGCGGATACATCCTTACCGCTAGCTGGACAATGAACAAAGCATTTGGTGTTGTACACCGTGAACACTGGGAGCTACAAGCCGATGGCTATGCTCGCCTAGTAAGCGACGACTTCGAAGTTCAAGGCGAACGCTAG
- a CDS encoding LysR family transcriptional regulator: protein MSKLKQMSIFAHIVEQGSVSAAAEKLELSKSVVSQHLKILEQELGASLLKRTTRRQTLTSMGERFYLSCKDINVIAESAWDMAKSELEEPQGRIRITAPNALMDLLVAPVIADLMKQYPKLKPELISDDQHLDFMEHDIDLAVRVGSSRDSNLKQKRLGEFKDVLCGVKSMRERELDSIPYIANSWQGKQVTHCFSSQSKQDFVYQQQASCTTNSFHSCLALIKSGVGIGVIPDFYLSQLPNEVVDVLPSFELPTNTVYALNPFTSNTPIAIQLCVQALEEKLKQDFIKS from the coding sequence ATGAGTAAGCTAAAACAGATGTCGATTTTCGCTCATATCGTAGAGCAAGGCTCAGTATCGGCCGCGGCTGAAAAACTAGAGTTGTCTAAATCTGTTGTCAGTCAGCATCTAAAGATTTTGGAGCAAGAGCTCGGTGCTTCTCTCCTTAAACGGACAACGCGAAGACAAACCTTGACCAGTATGGGAGAGCGGTTCTATCTAAGTTGTAAGGATATTAACGTGATCGCCGAATCGGCATGGGATATGGCGAAATCTGAGTTGGAAGAGCCTCAGGGGCGGATTCGCATCACGGCTCCGAATGCGTTGATGGACTTGTTGGTTGCGCCTGTTATTGCGGATCTGATGAAACAGTACCCAAAGCTAAAGCCGGAATTGATCAGTGATGATCAACACTTAGATTTCATGGAGCACGATATTGATCTTGCGGTACGAGTCGGCAGTTCACGTGACAGCAACCTAAAGCAGAAACGGTTAGGTGAGTTTAAAGATGTATTATGTGGAGTCAAAAGCATGCGAGAGCGTGAGCTTGATTCTATCCCTTATATTGCTAACTCATGGCAAGGAAAACAGGTGACTCATTGCTTTAGTTCTCAAAGTAAACAAGACTTTGTCTACCAACAACAAGCTAGCTGTACTACCAACTCATTTCATAGCTGTCTTGCCTTAATCAAATCAGGCGTTGGCATTGGTGTGATCCCAGACTTCTACCTTTCTCAGTTACCGAATGAGGTTGTCGATGTGCTGCCAAGCTTTGAATTACCAACCAACACCGTTTATGCGCTGAACCCATTCACTTCCAACACGCCTATCGCCATTCAACTTTGTGTTCAAGCATTAGAAGAGAAGCTTAAACAGGATTTCATCAAAAGCTGA
- a CDS encoding polysaccharide lyase family 7 protein — MIFNHCKFKFCKPLSCSILLAMASCGASAETLNIQSASDWGGAHNSYPASNTIDGNTDWSSRWAAQNAPVNLVLDLGSVQNVQDVAIAWGKGGEQTYKFEIRALANESSSNWDKVYYGYSSGSTSGFETYDVTDVQARWIRIKVFENSAESVWTNITEVEISGNDSPDYGLDPNLPPSGNFDLLDWYVSIPVDEGDGYATSIKENALDAGYEDQFFYTGSDGGLVFYTPVEGVTTSSGTKYVRTELREMLRRGDTSYSTSGKDNNWAFSSIPSSEQADFGGIDGTLNATLAINHVTTTTSNTEQVGRIVIGQIHAEKNEPIRLYYHKLPGNDKGAIYFAHETSKSTGGDETWHNLLGNMVTSDGDLNNTSNPSDGIALDETFSYSIVVEGDKLITTISQNGSELAAKEVNMSNSGYDDADNYMYFKAGIYLQDNSSADSDYAQVTFYQLDNNHN, encoded by the coding sequence ATGATTTTTAACCATTGCAAATTTAAGTTTTGCAAACCACTGTCGTGCTCAATTCTTTTGGCGATGGCTTCTTGTGGTGCATCGGCTGAAACATTGAACATTCAATCAGCATCAGACTGGGGAGGAGCTCATAACTCTTACCCGGCATCAAATACGATTGATGGCAACACAGACTGGTCATCGCGTTGGGCGGCTCAAAATGCCCCTGTTAATTTAGTGCTAGACCTAGGTTCTGTACAAAATGTTCAAGACGTCGCGATAGCTTGGGGTAAAGGAGGAGAGCAAACTTATAAGTTCGAGATCAGAGCATTAGCAAATGAAAGCTCAAGTAACTGGGACAAGGTTTACTATGGATACAGCAGTGGCAGCACGTCAGGTTTTGAAACCTATGACGTAACGGATGTTCAAGCTCGCTGGATTCGTATCAAGGTATTTGAAAACAGCGCTGAAAGTGTTTGGACAAACATTACTGAAGTCGAAATCAGTGGTAATGACAGCCCTGACTACGGTCTTGATCCAAATCTACCGCCGTCAGGCAACTTTGACTTACTCGACTGGTATGTCAGTATCCCTGTTGATGAAGGAGATGGTTACGCAACTTCTATTAAAGAGAACGCGCTAGATGCTGGTTATGAAGATCAGTTCTTCTATACAGGCAGTGATGGCGGCTTGGTGTTCTATACACCTGTTGAAGGTGTGACCACATCGAGTGGAACTAAGTATGTGCGTACTGAACTGCGAGAAATGCTGCGTCGTGGTGACACTTCTTACTCTACCTCTGGTAAAGACAATAACTGGGCATTCTCGTCTATTCCATCGAGTGAACAGGCTGATTTTGGTGGCATTGACGGCACGTTGAATGCGACGTTGGCCATCAACCATGTGACGACTACGACCTCAAACACAGAGCAAGTTGGTCGAATCGTGATTGGTCAGATCCACGCTGAGAAAAACGAACCGATTCGCCTGTACTACCATAAATTGCCAGGGAACGACAAAGGCGCGATCTACTTTGCTCATGAAACCTCTAAATCGACTGGAGGCGATGAAACTTGGCATAACTTGTTAGGTAACATGGTGACTTCTGACGGTGACTTGAATAACACCAGCAACCCAAGTGATGGCATTGCGTTAGATGAAACCTTCTCGTACTCCATTGTCGTCGAAGGTGACAAGTTGATCACGACGATTAGCCAGAATGGTTCAGAGCTAGCGGCAAAAGAAGTGAATATGAGTAACAGCGGTTATGACGATGCTGATAACTACATGTATTTTAAAGCAGGTATCTACTTACAAGATAACTCAAGTGCTGACAGTGATTATGCGCAAGTGACTTTCTACCAGTTAGATAACAATCACAACTAG
- a CDS encoding paraquat-inducible protein A: protein MPERFTKSCHECGLVSQFEDLSTGSEASCPRCSHTLSSVGQHKEQGVIAYALASLITLIMSLTFPYMPFSVQGISQQITLYQAVDMMSTLQDLLDQLLQFLLLSLNYNNRG, encoded by the coding sequence TTGCCTGAACGCTTTACCAAGTCATGTCACGAATGCGGGCTGGTTAGTCAGTTTGAAGACTTGTCTACGGGCAGCGAAGCGTCTTGTCCAAGATGCTCCCATACCTTGTCGAGTGTTGGGCAACACAAAGAGCAGGGCGTGATCGCTTATGCGTTGGCGAGCCTGATTACGTTAATCATGAGCCTTACTTTCCCGTACATGCCATTTAGTGTTCAAGGAATTAGCCAACAGATTACCTTGTATCAAGCTGTCGACATGATGTCGACGTTACAGGATCTTTTGGACCAACTTCTTCAATTCCTTCTTCTGAGCCTTAATTACAATAATAGAGGCTAA
- a CDS encoding BLUF domain-containing protein codes for MFLTRLIYVSTLCESCDSEALNDILQISHDRNKQSHLTGLLSHNDKYFLQCIEGSRSAVNHTYNHILNDKRHKKVMVLYFKEIDCRQFGDWSMGDIPQSSLTELVNLQFSTSNQFNPYEMSGESAYQMLLELKQNLPSE; via the coding sequence ATGTTCCTAACTCGGTTAATTTATGTCAGTACACTTTGTGAAAGTTGTGATTCTGAAGCTTTGAACGATATTCTCCAGATTTCACACGACCGCAATAAACAAAGCCATTTAACTGGCCTTCTTAGTCACAATGACAAATATTTCCTCCAATGCATCGAAGGATCGAGAAGCGCCGTAAACCATACTTATAACCACATCCTGAATGACAAGCGCCATAAAAAGGTGATGGTCCTGTATTTCAAAGAGATAGACTGTAGGCAATTTGGTGACTGGTCTATGGGTGATATCCCTCAATCAAGCTTGACCGAATTGGTGAATTTACAGTTTTCGACATCCAACCAATTCAACCCATATGAGATGTCTGGAGAAAGCGCTTATCAAATGCTTCTAGAGTTGAAGCAGAATTTGCCATCTGAATAA
- a CDS encoding TIGR03643 family protein, with product MLSKENESRIIEMAWEDRTPFEAIELQFGLNESQVIRFMRSHMKLGSFKLWRARVAGRATKHVKLRSSEVSRGYCPTQYKRQ from the coding sequence ATGTTATCTAAAGAGAACGAATCAAGAATTATTGAAATGGCGTGGGAAGATCGAACGCCGTTTGAAGCAATAGAACTGCAATTTGGTTTGAATGAATCGCAAGTGATTCGTTTTATGCGTAGCCATATGAAGCTAGGTAGCTTCAAATTGTGGCGCGCTCGTGTCGCAGGTCGTGCGACAAAGCATGTAAAACTTCGTAGCTCTGAAGTGTCGAGAGGTTATTGTCCAACACAATATAAGCGGCAGTAG
- a CDS encoding LysE family transporter: MEYLLVLFHVALIWMLAVATPGANVLLTINTALHYNRKLAKYSAFGVSTSILLWSLFGSTGLVILFSHFPALFSVMKLVGGSYLLYLGVRQILSTRKAKQLDGGLNTCQVMLPSNRKVFMSAFITSILNPKTGFFVVSLFSVSMPEDITIPMVIAIMLTMSGITLCWHMFLATAFSHRAAKSVYARISSVMDYVTGGLFTLFGIKVMAS, encoded by the coding sequence ATGGAATATTTATTGGTTCTTTTTCACGTTGCGTTGATTTGGATGCTGGCGGTTGCAACGCCTGGCGCGAATGTGCTGTTGACGATCAATACAGCGCTGCACTACAACCGCAAGCTAGCAAAATACTCTGCTTTTGGAGTCAGTACGTCCATATTATTATGGTCACTGTTCGGAAGCACCGGCTTAGTTATTCTGTTCTCCCATTTCCCGGCACTGTTTAGCGTTATGAAGCTCGTTGGTGGCAGTTATTTATTGTATTTAGGTGTGCGCCAGATCCTTTCAACACGAAAAGCTAAGCAGCTAGATGGAGGCTTGAATACTTGCCAAGTGATGTTGCCTTCGAATAGAAAAGTCTTTATGTCTGCATTCATCACTAGCATCTTAAACCCTAAAACGGGTTTCTTTGTAGTGAGTTTGTTTAGTGTCTCTATGCCTGAAGATATTACCATCCCGATGGTCATCGCCATTATGCTCACTATGTCCGGTATTACTTTATGCTGGCATATGTTTCTGGCGACAGCGTTTTCACATCGAGCTGCAAAAAGTGTTTATGCACGTATCTCAAGTGTCATGGATTATGTGACAGGCGGCTTGTTTACTTTGTTTGGCATTAAAGTCATGGCGTCTTAA
- a CDS encoding GNAT family N-acetyltransferase has translation MFKLETDRLVLRDITLEDQSAFVAMSQDAKYQRFYDESDCEPSKYYQLTQLFVEQALEVPRQSYQLAVESKESEKFIGTVCLSLEGNQQASMGCAFARETQGKGLPIEAAKALADFGFSELGIHRIHAETIGENLAAIRLCKSLGMRQEACFKEHRFFKNMWWDTVVLAMLRSEWERS, from the coding sequence ATGTTTAAGCTAGAAACTGACAGGTTGGTTTTGCGAGACATTACACTTGAGGATCAAAGTGCGTTTGTTGCTATGTCACAGGACGCCAAGTATCAGCGCTTCTATGACGAGAGTGATTGCGAGCCTAGTAAATACTATCAACTCACCCAATTGTTTGTTGAGCAGGCTTTGGAAGTTCCGCGACAGTCCTATCAATTAGCTGTTGAAAGTAAAGAGTCAGAGAAGTTCATCGGAACCGTGTGTTTAAGCCTTGAAGGCAACCAGCAAGCTTCAATGGGCTGTGCTTTTGCGAGAGAAACTCAGGGGAAAGGGCTCCCCATAGAAGCGGCCAAAGCTCTGGCTGATTTTGGTTTTTCAGAGCTTGGCATTCATCGAATTCATGCAGAAACCATTGGTGAGAATCTAGCGGCGATAAGACTGTGTAAGTCACTTGGAATGAGACAAGAAGCTTGCTTTAAAGAGCACCGATTCTTCAAAAATATGTGGTGGGATACCGTTGTATTAGCGATGCTTCGCTCAGAGTGGGAGCGAAGTTGA